One window of Dehalobacterium formicoaceticum genomic DNA carries:
- a CDS encoding acyl-CoA dehydratase activase, translated as MYFTGIDIGSTSAKAVVLNETNNIVYKLVMPTGWSSLETANVIKEKLAETNINYSDSKFVATGYGRVSVPYADKTISEITCHGKGAAYLFNAKDCTVIDIGGQDTKIISIAKGQVVDFIMNDKCSAGTGRFLEIMANTLGVGLSQLFELAKTGSGISISSMCTVFAESEVISLIGSGQPKEDIAFGVVESITNKVKSLCGRHASSNTNFYLTGGLCESDYIIESLSKKLEATVISNPLGRYAGAVGAALVAKSLK; from the coding sequence ATGTATTTTACTGGGATTGATATTGGTTCAACCTCTGCAAAAGCAGTAGTTTTAAATGAAACCAATAATATAGTATACAAACTTGTCATGCCCACCGGCTGGAGCAGTTTGGAAACTGCCAATGTAATCAAGGAAAAACTTGCCGAAACAAATATTAATTATTCCGACAGCAAATTTGTCGCAACCGGTTATGGGCGAGTATCTGTTCCCTACGCTGATAAAACTATCAGCGAAATCACATGTCACGGCAAAGGTGCCGCTTATTTATTTAATGCAAAAGATTGTACTGTAATTGATATTGGCGGACAGGATACAAAAATTATTTCTATTGCCAAAGGACAAGTTGTTGATTTTATTATGAATGACAAATGCTCTGCCGGAACCGGCCGGTTCTTGGAGATTATGGCAAATACCCTAGGCGTTGGTTTATCTCAGCTGTTCGAATTGGCTAAAACTGGTTCCGGTATCAGTATCAGCTCTATGTGCACGGTTTTTGCCGAATCTGAAGTCATTAGTTTAATTGGAAGCGGTCAACCTAAGGAAGATATTGCTTTTGGTGTGGTTGAATCCATCACTAATAAGGTAAAATCTCTTTGTGGCCGGCATGCGTCCTCCAATACAAACTTCTATTTGACAGGGGGCTTATGCGAAAGCGATTACATTATAGAATCTTTATCAAAAAAGTTAGAAGCTACAGTGATTTCAAACCCATTAGGACGGTATGCCGGTGCAGTGGGAGCTGCCCTCGTAGCAAAATCATTAAAATAG
- a CDS encoding RNA polymerase sigma factor, whose translation MTDFGEIYTEHFSGVYKYVLTLCRNEAIAEEVTQETFFKAMRHIDQFNGSCKLYVWLCQIAKNTYFSLSKKQKRMAPDIDADFPDITDLEKNYFDKEAAMRLHVLLHNLDEPYKEVFTLRIFGELSFSQIGELFGKTDSWARLIFYRAKRQLQEAMK comes from the coding sequence GTGACGGATTTCGGAGAAATATATACAGAACACTTTTCTGGTGTATATAAATATGTGCTGACTCTATGCCGGAACGAAGCCATTGCTGAAGAGGTTACTCAGGAAACCTTTTTCAAAGCCATGCGGCATATAGATCAGTTCAATGGAAGCTGCAAATTATATGTTTGGCTTTGCCAGATTGCTAAAAATACTTATTTCTCACTTTCCAAGAAGCAAAAGCGGATGGCTCCGGATATAGATGCGGATTTTCCAGATATAACAGACTTAGAAAAGAATTACTTTGATAAAGAAGCGGCAATGCGATTACACGTTCTGCTTCATAATTTGGATGAGCCATACAAAGAGGTCTTTACTTTACGGATATTCGGAGAACTGTCATTTTCTCAAATCGGTGAGTTATTCGGGAAAACCGATAGTTGGGCAAGGTTGATTTTTTATAGAGCAAAGAGACAATTGCAGGAGGCGATGAAATGA
- a CDS encoding DUF4153 domain-containing protein: MGGNTLGETKKRAFSGGQERRNFCFGCFYLGLFFIRWVFFSWEGWGVTAFTLGYSAVVTRYFLKKGIHITRAGWFWLAVVVLTGVSFSLWSNKGLEPWRSICLFLSAVYWVINVTGLPLLGKTSNWLILDGINGLFVIPFRNFGCQYQSIAFLGRDRRAEGRKIFSIVLGLLLTLIVVSMVLPLLMKADSGGFAKITGGVTAYFYGMGQDLAQLIFHGILAIPVAAYLFGLVAGSAHKRGWDAFQVEGVEQALSALRVLPLATVYTLLGLLCTLYVVFLGSQAPYFFSPFVGERPEGWQVYSEYARSGFFELCRIAAINLSVLAGANIFSKKTGRGGLVLKVLNSLLAVLTLVLIATALSKMAMYIGAYGLSVRRLLPCLFMVFLAVICGGIVALQKWQFSIVRLALGVGVVMLCTLSLADPDSFVARYNADRYLSGTLQDFDAAILYRSGPAGVDPALKVYEKTDDPVLKDALKAYLLTQRELAAESLGKPGDNLQKVRARQKTTEI; encoded by the coding sequence TTGGGAGGGAATACCCTCGGCGAGACCAAGAAAAGAGCCTTTTCAGGCGGACAGGAAAGACGGAATTTTTGCTTTGGCTGCTTTTATCTTGGGCTTTTTTTCATACGCTGGGTGTTTTTTTCCTGGGAGGGCTGGGGGGTAACGGCATTTACCCTTGGTTATTCCGCAGTCGTTACCCGATACTTTCTAAAAAAAGGGATACATATTACCCGGGCCGGGTGGTTCTGGCTGGCGGTTGTGGTACTTACAGGAGTAAGCTTTTCTCTTTGGTCAAATAAGGGTTTGGAGCCCTGGCGCAGTATATGCTTATTTTTAAGCGCGGTATATTGGGTAATCAATGTCACTGGACTGCCTTTACTTGGTAAAACCAGCAATTGGTTAATACTGGACGGTATCAACGGTTTATTTGTAATTCCTTTTCGGAATTTCGGCTGTCAGTATCAAAGCATTGCCTTTCTTGGGCGGGATAGAAGAGCCGAGGGACGGAAAATCTTTTCTATCGTACTGGGCCTTCTTTTGACGCTGATTGTTGTGAGCATGGTTTTACCCCTTTTGATGAAGGCAGACAGCGGTGGGTTTGCCAAAATCACCGGGGGAGTTACGGCTTACTTCTATGGAATGGGGCAGGATCTTGCCCAGCTGATCTTTCATGGCATTCTTGCCATTCCCGTCGCTGCTTATCTCTTTGGCCTGGTAGCCGGCAGTGCCCATAAGAGAGGTTGGGATGCGTTCCAAGTGGAGGGAGTGGAGCAGGCTCTTTCCGCCCTCAGGGTGCTGCCCTTGGCTACTGTCTATACTTTGCTTGGTTTGTTATGTACCTTATATGTGGTGTTCCTGGGCAGTCAGGCTCCCTATTTCTTCTCCCCATTTGTCGGAGAACGGCCGGAAGGCTGGCAGGTTTATTCAGAATATGCGAGAAGCGGGTTTTTTGAGCTTTGCCGTATTGCCGCCATCAACCTGTCTGTGTTGGCAGGGGCAAATATTTTCAGCAAAAAAACGGGTCGGGGAGGTCTTGTGCTTAAGGTATTAAACTCCCTATTGGCGGTACTTACTCTGGTGCTGATCGCCACTGCCCTTAGCAAAATGGCGATGTATATCGGGGCTTACGGACTATCGGTGCGCAGACTGCTCCCTTGTTTGTTTATGGTCTTTTTGGCTGTTATCTGTGGTGGGATAGTTGCCCTGCAAAAATGGCAGTTTTCTATTGTACGGTTGGCGCTAGGGGTAGGCGTAGTGATGCTCTGTACCCTTTCCTTAGCCGACCCGGATAGTTTTGTTGCCCGCTATAATGCTGACCGTTATCTTTCCGGAACCCTTCAAGACTTCGATGCAGCCATTCTATATCGTTCTGGACCGGCGGGGGTTGATCCTGCCTTGAAGGTTTATGAGAAAACGGATGATCCGGTTTTGAAAGATGCGCTGAAGGCTTATCTTTTAACTCAGCGGGAACTGGCCGCAGAGTCTCTCGGAAAGCCGGGGGATAATTTACAGAAGGTACGAGCCAGGCAAAAAACCACGGAGATTTAA
- a CDS encoding zf-HC2 domain-containing protein — protein MKISCGIIKDLLPLYHDGVCSNDSKTMVEEHLAECDSCKAELQAMDDGLPINNAEQNLNEAEAVKKLSRRWKKGMKKSLLKGILTTILVIVLIALLLYSFMDIRILPKPY, from the coding sequence ATGAAAATATCTTGTGGAATCATTAAAGATTTGCTGCCATTATATCATGATGGCGTTTGCAGTAACGATAGCAAAACGATGGTTGAGGAACATCTTGCTGAATGTGATAGCTGCAAAGCCGAGCTGCAGGCAATGGATGATGGATTACCTATTAATAATGCGGAGCAGAATTTGAACGAAGCCGAAGCGGTAAAAAAACTGTCACGGAGGTGGAAGAAAGGAATGAAGAAATCGCTACTGAAAGGCATTCTAACCACTATTTTGGTCATTGTCCTTATTGCTCTTCTTCTTTATAGCTTTATGGATATTAGGATTTTGCCCAAACCCTATTGA
- the saoX gene encoding ABC transporter substrate-binding subunit SaoX — MKKRVIIGALVTTMLIAALTGCTDSSKQSNVGQSDYDPNEEIAPYLDNLPEIPEADKEFVIQMGYNDCDHMVAAIIGETTGLYEALGLNVVVTKTGQVASAMGAGDMVAGYSGFSSMLKAANKGAPVFMPAGNHLGGSKYFVIREDINSAKEIIGSRITITEDDMYSPYWLSYAEQVGIPKDYTLYQGVDMDDNDAIVAMKAGQLDGFMCCDPFASMAEMEGIGKIIGTEWGGHISEDLESGWGLHCGYFINSDFAKAHPELTTRLVLAHCLSIKYMYQHPYNAGMMFADDFGVDPAVGLRTMYLKLCAEGRTLSWDVDETNIKNYTDYWYSFGIPEEEIPYVKDIPSFLDLSYMEACGIESFESFMEDNKINEKFPKDDPYLTWLEKAESIDGIDHSSTLGKTVEKWNNNQVVTKLDQM; from the coding sequence ATGAAAAAAAGAGTAATTATTGGTGCCCTGGTGACTACGATGCTCATCGCAGCATTGACCGGGTGCACAGATAGCAGCAAGCAGTCAAATGTTGGTCAGTCAGATTATGATCCCAATGAAGAGATTGCCCCATATCTGGATAATCTTCCGGAAATTCCCGAGGCCGACAAGGAATTTGTGATCCAAATGGGGTATAACGACTGTGATCACATGGTCGCGGCCATTATCGGGGAAACTACCGGTTTATACGAGGCTCTGGGATTAAATGTCGTTGTTACCAAGACTGGTCAGGTTGCCTCTGCCATGGGTGCCGGTGATATGGTGGCAGGGTACTCGGGCTTCAGCTCGATGCTAAAAGCTGCTAACAAGGGGGCGCCGGTATTTATGCCGGCAGGAAATCATCTGGGAGGCTCCAAGTATTTTGTCATTAGAGAAGATATTAATTCTGCTAAAGAAATAATCGGGTCTCGGATCACCATTACTGAGGATGATATGTATTCTCCTTACTGGCTAAGCTACGCCGAACAGGTGGGCATACCAAAGGATTACACCCTATATCAAGGCGTTGACATGGATGATAACGATGCGATCGTTGCGATGAAAGCCGGTCAGCTGGATGGTTTTATGTGTTGTGATCCCTTTGCTTCAATGGCTGAGATGGAAGGTATCGGCAAGATCATCGGTACTGAGTGGGGCGGGCACATTTCGGAGGATTTAGAGTCTGGCTGGGGTTTGCACTGCGGATACTTTATCAACTCGGATTTTGCTAAGGCACATCCTGAATTGACCACTAGGCTGGTATTGGCCCACTGCCTATCCATTAAGTATATGTATCAGCATCCCTACAATGCAGGGATGATGTTTGCCGATGACTTTGGAGTAGACCCGGCGGTAGGCCTTCGTACCATGTATCTCAAGCTCTGTGCTGAAGGACGTACTTTATCTTGGGATGTCGATGAAACCAACATTAAAAACTACACAGATTACTGGTATAGCTTTGGCATACCGGAAGAAGAAATACCATATGTAAAGGATATACCGTCCTTCCTCGACCTTTCGTACATGGAAGCTTGCGGTATAGAGAGTTTTGAAAGTTTTATGGAAGACAACAAAATTAACGAAAAATTCCCGAAAGACGATCCTTATCTGACATGGCTGGAAAAGGCAGAGTCTATTGACGGTATTGATCACTCCAGTACTTTAGGTAAGACTGTAGAAAAGTGGAACAATAACCAAGTTGTCACAAAGCTGGATCAAATGTAA
- a CDS encoding excisionase, with protein MKYTLMNKYTPVLELSIDEETASIVKVGQVLHPDYLPVGIQFTRGIPDRKSLNDWWRGRSIPASRSGIREALTILNVSCTEQLLTKCYDLSLSDQYWINPIDHPLKWEDINFFDNTFSDDVGNALFGQAPESGELDLLSPCNTSDGLLKKKWKILNGERVLIKSGSNPFQQEPLNEVIATSLHKRLNRVAYVPYRLIWENNIPYSVCPNIVTPDTELFSAYSIFKSRKKQNHHSIYEHFLLSCEHLGIPGMKEFLDYLLVFDFLIANTDRHFNNFGCIRNVGTLQWQGPAPVFDSGTSLWHDQVSKAIQPQSDVPCQPFKAAHSQQIGLAGSLDWVDFSALLDLDEEFRALLLSSPYIEEPRTDALCRGLKDRIFQLEKLALEQKM; from the coding sequence ATGAAATATACACTCATGAATAAGTATACGCCAGTTTTGGAACTGAGCATTGATGAGGAAACTGCCTCTATCGTTAAGGTCGGGCAGGTACTACATCCGGATTACCTTCCTGTGGGTATCCAGTTCACCAGAGGAATTCCAGACAGAAAGAGCCTCAATGATTGGTGGCGCGGACGTTCCATTCCCGCCAGTCGTTCCGGCATCCGGGAAGCGCTCACCATCCTGAATGTGTCCTGCACGGAGCAGTTGCTCACCAAGTGCTATGACTTGAGCCTTTCCGACCAGTATTGGATCAACCCAATAGACCACCCTTTGAAATGGGAGGACATAAATTTTTTTGATAACACCTTCTCAGATGATGTGGGGAATGCCCTCTTTGGCCAGGCGCCGGAAAGCGGTGAACTGGATCTGCTCTCGCCCTGCAATACTTCCGACGGATTGCTGAAAAAAAAGTGGAAGATTCTCAACGGGGAACGGGTTCTCATCAAATCCGGAAGCAATCCGTTCCAGCAGGAGCCTCTAAACGAGGTCATCGCTACCTCCCTGCATAAACGGCTGAACCGTGTGGCCTATGTCCCGTATCGTCTGATATGGGAGAATAACATTCCCTACAGCGTCTGCCCGAATATTGTCACACCGGATACAGAACTATTCAGCGCTTACAGTATTTTTAAGAGTCGAAAAAAACAAAACCATCATTCTATATATGAACATTTCCTGTTAAGCTGTGAGCACTTGGGCATACCGGGCATGAAGGAATTTTTGGATTATCTGCTGGTTTTTGATTTTCTGATTGCAAACACTGACCGGCATTTCAATAATTTTGGCTGTATCCGTAATGTAGGAACCTTGCAGTGGCAAGGCCCTGCACCGGTTTTTGACAGCGGAACAAGCCTGTGGCACGACCAGGTGAGCAAAGCCATCCAGCCACAAAGTGATGTGCCCTGCCAGCCTTTCAAAGCTGCACACAGTCAGCAGATTGGCCTTGCAGGCAGCCTTGATTGGGTGGATTTTTCTGCCCTCCTGGATCTGGATGAGGAATTCCGAGCATTGCTTTTATCCTCTCCCTACATTGAAGAACCGCGAACCGATGCATTATGCAGAGGACTAAAGGACCGCATCTTTCAGCTGGAAAAACTCGCCCTCGAACAGAAAATGTAG
- a CDS encoding ABC transporter ATP-binding protein, producing the protein MNSNRVLQVGSITKVYGKGDNKTEALRGISFDVLEGEFLGIMGASGSGKTTLLNCIATMIKPSSGRILLQGKDISSFKGIQLADYRGKEIGYLFQEFELLDNLTARENIILPLLLHSVTGKQAEPELQELANRLDIVDVLGKFPSQMSGGQKQRIAAARALISKPSIVLADEPTGALDSKNSRVLMDKLSAINMEQKKTIVMVTHNANAASYCSRILFIQDGRLFHELRKNIETENPDSFYERIVTVMAQLGGGSANVL; encoded by the coding sequence ATGAATTCAAATAGAGTTTTACAAGTCGGAAGCATCACAAAAGTCTACGGTAAGGGCGACAATAAGACAGAAGCCCTCAGAGGAATCAGCTTTGACGTGCTTGAAGGCGAGTTTCTTGGAATTATGGGGGCCAGCGGCTCCGGGAAAACAACATTGCTCAACTGTATTGCTACCATGATTAAACCTAGTTCAGGAAGAATCCTGCTTCAAGGCAAGGATATTTCTTCATTCAAAGGAATACAGTTGGCTGACTATCGCGGCAAAGAAATCGGATACCTGTTTCAGGAATTTGAACTTTTGGATAACTTAACGGCAAGAGAAAATATTATTCTTCCGTTATTGCTCCATAGTGTGACAGGCAAGCAAGCTGAACCTGAGCTTCAGGAATTGGCAAACCGTCTTGATATTGTGGACGTTCTGGGCAAATTTCCCTCCCAGATGTCCGGCGGACAGAAGCAGCGCATAGCGGCAGCCAGGGCTCTCATCTCAAAACCGAGCATTGTGTTGGCAGATGAGCCTACAGGCGCGCTTGACAGTAAAAATTCCAGGGTTCTCATGGACAAGCTTTCTGCTATCAACATGGAACAGAAGAAGACAATTGTCATGGTCACGCATAATGCAAATGCCGCCAGTTATTGTTCCCGCATCCTTTTTATCCAGGATGGCCGCCTGTTCCATGAGCTCAGGAAGAACATTGAAACAGAAAACCCCGACAGCTTTTACGAGCGCATTGTTACAGTCATGGCACAACTGGGAGGAGGAAGCGCAAATGTTCTTTAA
- a CDS encoding ABC transporter permease, with amino-acid sequence MHTVGFHFDEFPLSRLRLVDGELDAGKLATGEYILEGVTVDDYGNSQSPDRFNHKAGEVLTLTTGGSVREMIVLGHVIANPNTNTDGSWVGSTFFLPGDVYKELTGNTFAMSYAFNVADGKETDTETFLKEYTDSVEPTMNYKSKFTALAGLEGIESTAVLIGGVLALIIGLIGVLNFINAILTSILTRHREFAMLQSVGMTRRQLVTMLCWEGVCYAALTAASSTLLSLGCSLLIVRPMCGQIWFMSYHFIVWPLALILPLLFVLGALVSYIMYHATNKQSIVERLRIAG; translated from the coding sequence ATGCACACAGTAGGATTCCATTTTGATGAATTTCCCTTATCCCGTCTGCGCCTTGTGGACGGTGAGCTGGATGCGGGCAAGCTCGCCACAGGGGAATATATTCTGGAGGGCGTGACGGTGGATGATTATGGAAATTCGCAATCACCTGATCGCTTTAATCATAAAGCCGGCGAAGTGCTTACCCTTACCACCGGCGGCAGCGTGCGGGAAATGATCGTGCTGGGGCATGTGATCGCAAACCCGAACACCAATACAGACGGCAGTTGGGTGGGCTCCACCTTCTTTTTGCCGGGGGATGTTTACAAGGAGCTCACCGGCAATACCTTCGCCATGAGTTACGCTTTCAACGTGGCAGACGGCAAAGAAACCGATACGGAAACCTTTTTGAAAGAGTATACCGACAGTGTTGAACCCACCATGAACTATAAATCCAAATTCACTGCGTTGGCGGGCCTTGAGGGTATAGAGAGTACAGCTGTTCTGATCGGCGGCGTATTGGCACTTATTATCGGGCTTATTGGCGTACTTAATTTTATCAATGCCATTTTGACGAGCATCCTGACACGCCATAGGGAATTTGCCATGCTGCAAAGCGTCGGCATGACGCGTAGGCAGCTCGTGACGATGCTCTGCTGGGAAGGGGTCTGTTACGCAGCTTTGACAGCGGCAAGCTCCACCCTGCTGAGCCTTGGCTGCTCGCTGCTGATTGTGCGCCCGATGTGCGGACAAATCTGGTTTATGAGCTATCATTTTATTGTTTGGCCTCTGGCGCTTATTTTACCGTTGCTGTTTGTGCTGGGAGCTTTGGTCTCGTATATCATGTACCATGCAACGAATAAGCAGAGCATTGTGGAACGCCTGAGAATCGCCGGGTGA
- the saoL gene encoding MerB-like organometallic lyase SaoL gives MEEKKMGQNIQNKFNAAENEIRLAIMEFILNEGRPFNITNDGFLALSDIKLSTAGEFTGIMETLASRDGLVADEEQNVNFIYPVSALITNHKVTLADGRSFCAMCAIDAIGAAFTFHQDTEVRSACSVCGEEVYVKMQGEKVVEHYPEKLHALTFKLEEIANWASSCUNTMNFFCTEEEFSAYAEAQELDMSIVIKADIDVAVSEAKKTFLV, from the coding sequence ATAGAGGAGAAAAAGATGGGTCAGAATATACAAAACAAATTCAATGCTGCGGAAAACGAGATCAGATTGGCCATTATGGAGTTTATCCTTAATGAAGGGAGACCCTTCAACATAACTAATGATGGATTCCTGGCCTTAAGCGATATAAAGCTTTCAACAGCCGGTGAATTCACAGGGATAATGGAGACATTGGCTTCAAGGGACGGTTTGGTAGCTGATGAAGAGCAGAATGTCAACTTCATTTATCCAGTATCTGCATTGATAACAAATCATAAAGTAACCTTGGCAGATGGACGAAGCTTTTGCGCAATGTGCGCCATTGATGCCATAGGGGCCGCATTTACTTTTCACCAGGATACTGAGGTTCGCTCTGCCTGTAGTGTATGTGGTGAAGAGGTATATGTAAAGATGCAAGGAGAGAAGGTTGTGGAGCATTATCCAGAAAAGCTTCATGCCTTGACCTTTAAGCTTGAGGAGATTGCAAACTGGGCGAGTTCTTGCTGAAATACAATGAACTTCTTCTGTACTGAAGAAGAATTCTCCGCCTATGCGGAAGCCCAGGAATTGGATATGAGTATTGTGATAAAGGCAGATATAGATGTAGCAGTTAGTGAAGCAAAAAAAACATTTTTAGTTTAA
- a CDS encoding helix-turn-helix domain-containing protein → MPIIVNLDVVMAKRKISSGELAEKIGISQANLSILKTGKAKAIRFSTMEAICKALDCQPGDILEYKEEE, encoded by the coding sequence ATGCCAATCATAGTAAATTTGGATGTGGTAATGGCCAAAAGGAAAATTTCCTCCGGGGAATTGGCGGAAAAAATCGGCATAAGTCAGGCGAATCTTTCCATCCTAAAGACAGGGAAGGCCAAAGCGATTCGGTTTTCCACCATGGAGGCCATTTGTAAAGCACTGGATTGCCAACCCGGGGACATCTTGGAATACAAAGAGGAAGAGTGA
- a CDS encoding DUF2975 domain-containing protein, whose protein sequence is MWNGEKSISLSKLCILIFMGVLMVIAVTGPWLIRWFIGFSRAELEGVAPFFLATIYTGFFPAAYLLYSLLRLLGRIEGEQVFIKENVELLRRISWSCFVGAAVSLISAFYYLPWVFVFVAAAFMGLIVRVVKNVVAKAVDLQDEVDYTV, encoded by the coding sequence ATGTGGAATGGAGAGAAATCCATCAGTCTGAGTAAGTTGTGCATTCTGATTTTTATGGGGGTGCTGATGGTCATAGCGGTCACCGGTCCTTGGCTAATCCGGTGGTTTATCGGTTTTTCCCGGGCGGAACTTGAAGGAGTGGCACCTTTCTTTCTTGCTACCATTTATACGGGATTTTTTCCTGCGGCTTATCTCCTTTACAGTCTCTTAAGGTTACTTGGCCGGATTGAAGGGGAGCAAGTATTCATCAAAGAGAATGTGGAGCTTCTCAGGCGTATTTCCTGGAGTTGTTTTGTCGGGGCAGCTGTTTCATTGATTTCTGCTTTTTATTATTTACCCTGGGTTTTTGTATTTGTGGCTGCTGCCTTTATGGGATTGATCGTCCGTGTGGTAAAAAATGTGGTCGCAAAAGCTGTAGACCTGCAGGACGAAGTGGACTACACCGTGTAA
- a CDS encoding helix-turn-helix transcriptional regulator: MKNRVKELREKQDLTQKQLGELVGVSRQAINAIEVNKFDPSIWLAYDLASFFNITIEELFDFKESERK; this comes from the coding sequence TTGAAGAACAGAGTTAAAGAACTGCGTGAGAAGCAAGATCTTACACAAAAGCAGCTTGGAGAGCTGGTCGGTGTATCTCGCCAAGCTATAAACGCTATTGAAGTAAATAAATTCGATCCATCGATCTGGCTTGCTTATGACCTGGCAAGCTTCTTTAATATTACGATTGAGGAACTATTTGATTTTAAGGAGAGTGAGAGAAAATGA
- a CDS encoding DUF3343 domain-containing protein, with the protein MACGNTHVAMKVQKILNERGFNVFMMPTLRKIAAGCGLSIRFSSDELSNIQKSVYEMSIEPSLHQFYKVETNMGKYKVSQIG; encoded by the coding sequence ATTGCCTGTGGTAACACTCATGTGGCAATGAAGGTTCAAAAGATTCTTAACGAAAGAGGTTTCAATGTTTTCATGATGCCGACTCTGAGGAAGATCGCCGCGGGTTGTGGTCTTTCTATACGATTTTCCTCTGATGAACTCTCAAATATACAAAAGTCTGTTTATGAAATGAGCATTGAACCATCATTACATCAATTTTATAAGGTGGAAACTAATATGGGAAAATATAAGGTATCCCAGATTGGCTGA